A genomic segment from Brienomyrus brachyistius isolate T26 chromosome 9, BBRACH_0.4, whole genome shotgun sequence encodes:
- the LOC125748596 gene encoding cingulin isoform X4 has protein sequence MTAASSDQKSQLDYGVQIRFIDDLHNTGGGASVRPRGSSKGASSNTSSKYGVAVRVQGIAGQPYVVLKGGEKGDSYGVQLRTQPRDYNFPPAYNSLPRTNEDGEAPGPYHMPAEGSSLRRARSHGSLLEREPIEDYEEPLRRPPGDGHSGSYGNLDGGVGVRGDRRESNPMLSNRMVRANWTGSYQAGLNGSLDGQEGRPVTQYRSRGAFPVPSTGSAWEQPSSVVDSNSLAPINRLIDQFDSSSFGGQARGRPRALERLSSEERRRARSLDAYENVSESSVSPSVSASPPDHNSSPLSSSTSPYSSPGRSAASVAKVTALPASRPNYNQSVGMPVARETAPLTQTDAQATPDLLKDKDQSLEPLGEAEKAKQMIYTILRDGNNESVSATKRKVDLVFDKIQGLRSSGSASEIPSEAWRKEKRDLERKLADLQSTLQEERRNAQKASTDRNLKAELENCLDDNLQLKEHLDRKKTELDQAQTDLTQLRIERESAESRVRDLEDQMAGLQEELRRESDDREQLDLLHTDLMSVRAELTEAVMVRQRQEEALRQRERELTALKGVLKDEVSSHDSQIEALREQYQQDMEKLRSSMEQVSVSQLSIEAERQRVNSTMRSLQQQLEDCREESSHWREQFQSNRDELRSNKQELLQARLEKEELEEETKELQDRLTTVKEQMPDPSHINTLTQDLEKCRAELKQAKVDLEKQKLECDKKRMELLSVKKTNQEQEADQKYEIDRLKDQSRKDKEDLAKALDKVKQRPDPSVVEELQKELQEWQSRAERLQENTAEAEQQLQEQRQRLAAAQTELLTLRDAEQELQEANVRLKEKHSRLEVQMQTSASQNCETEQVLEEQIRSLRMQLEDSRRMVTRLSQEKEELSQYQREREREREAQRKEASELEEQKRALERALDKMNKEMEQLSLESQQQVRLLQAQVDEYKERCRKEVQDAQRQGRERQAELEKVQGNLRSLQEEVSRLKKELSLSTEERETLQLDKELLGNRLKNIEAEMECQRGSQTDRSREVRSLEDKVKHLQMEVDEERHTVELLTDRVSRSRDQNEQLRAELMQERSSKQDLELDKNSLERQIKDLKSRLTDMEGQSRSSAGYSQLESKVQELEDQLHSEEREKNTLLASQRRLERKLKELSIALDEERQQHTDQRDQVPEPKHSTLTSETRYLSPGTAH, from the exons ATGACTGCCGCCTCGTCAGACCAGAAGTCTCAGCTGGACTATGGGGTCCAAATCCGCTTTATCGATGACCTCCACAACACCGGAGGCGGCGCTTCTGTCAGGCCTCGGGGCAGCAGCAAAGGCGCCTCCAGCAACACCTCCTCCAAGTATGGTGTGGCGGTCAGGGTGCAAGGGATCGCAGGACAGCCCTATGTGGTCCTCAAGGGAGGCGAGAAGGGGGACTCCTATGGGGTGCAACTGAGAACCCAGCCCCGAGACTACAACTTCCCCCCAGCTTATAATAGTCTACCCCGGACTAACGAGGATGGAGAGGCCCCCGGACCATACCACATGCCCGCTGAGGGGAGCAGCCTCCGCCGTGCACGTTCACATGGGTCATTGTTGGAAAGGGAACCCATAGAGGACTATGAGGAACCTCTAAGGAGACCCCCTGGGGATGGGCACTCAGGAAGTTATGGAAATTTGGATGGGGGTGTTGGTGTAAGAGGTGACAGAAGGGAATCCAACCCCATGCTCTCAAATAGAATGGTCCGGGCCAACTGGACTGGATCATACCAGGCAGGTCTCAATGGGTCTTTAGATGGACAAGAAGGAAGGCCGGTGACCCAGTACAGGTCCAGGGGGGCCTTCCCAGTGCCATCTACAGGTAGTGCTTGGGAGCAGCCCAGTAGTGTCGTGGATTCGAACTCCTTGGCGCCCATCAACCGACTCATCGACCAGTTTGACAGCAGCAGTTTTGGTGGTCAAGCCAGGGGGCGCCCTCGAGCTCTGGAGCGGCTGAGTTCCGAGGAACGCAGGCGTGCACGCAGTCTGGATGCCTACGAGAATGTGTCAGAAAGCTCAGTGTCGCCCTCTGTCTCAGCATCCCCTCCAGACCATAACAGTTCACCGCTGTCGTCCAGCACATCCCCCTACAGCAGCCCAGGGCGGAGTGCTGCATCTGTGGCCAAGGTGACAGCCCTGCCGGCTTCGAGGCCAAACTACAACCAATCTGTTGGGATGCCTGTTGCCAGGGAGACCGCTCCACTCACTCAGACAGACGCACAG GCAACTCCTGACCTGCTGAAGGACAAGGACCAGAGCTTGGAACCACTGGGGGAAGCAGAGAAGGCAAAGCAGATGATCTACACCATTCTGAGAGATGG GAACAATGAAAGTGTTTCAGCCACCAAACGCAAAGTCGACCTAGTCTTTGACAAGATTCAGGGATTGAGG TCCAGTGGATCCGCTAGTGAAATTCCCAGCGAGGCTTGGAGAAAGGAGAAGAGGGATCTGGAGAGGAAACTGGCAGACCTGCAGTCTACCCTCCAAGAGGAGCGCAGG AACGCTCAGAAAGCCAGCACAGATCGGAACCTGAAGGCAGAGCTCGAGAACTGTCTGGATGACAACCTGCAGCTGAAGGAACACCTGGACAGGAAGAAGACGGAGCTGGACCAGGCCCAGACTGA CCTCACACAGCTGAGGATCGAAAGGGAGTCAGCTGAGTCACGGGTTCGAGACCTGGAGGACCAGATGGCTGGCTTGCAGGAGGAGCTGAGGAGGGAGTCAGATGACAGAGAGCAGCTGGACCTTCTGCACACG GACCTGATGTCGGTGAGAGCGGAGCTGACAGAGGCGGTCATGGTGCGACAGCGCCAGGAGGAGGCGCTGCGGCAGCGTGAGAGAGAGCTCACTGCCCTGAAGGGAGTGCTGAAGGATGAGGTGTCTTCCCATGATAGCCAGATTGAGGCTCTGAGGGAGCAATACCAGCAAGACATGGAGAAACTGAGGAGCAGTATGGAGCAGGTTTCAGTG TCCCAGCTCAGCATTGAGGCGGAGCGCCAGCGGGTCAACTCCACCATGCGTTCCCTTCAGCAGCAGCTGGAGGACTGCAGGGAGGAAAGCAGCCACTGGAGGGAGCAGTTCCAGTCCAACCGAGATGAGCTGCGGAGCAACAAGCAGGA GTTGTTACAGGCTCGTTTGGAGAAGGAGGAATTAGAGGAGGAGACTAAGGAGCTACAGGACAGGCTGACTACAGTAAAGGAACAAATGCCTGATCCCAGCCACATCAACACCCTCACAcag GACTTGGAAAAATGTCGAGCTGAACTGAAGCAGGCCAAAGTCGACCTGGAGAAGCAAAAGCTGGAGTGTGACAAAAAGAGGATGGAGTTACTTTCAGTAAAGAAAACAAATCAAGAGCAAGAAGCAGACCAGAAATACGAGATTGACAGACTGAAGGACCAATCACGGAAAGACAAAGAGGATCTTGCCAAAGCACTGGATAAAGTAAAGCAG CGGCCGGACCCTTCCGTGGTGGAGGAGCTccagaaggagctgcaggagtggCAGTCCCGGGCAGAGAGGCTGCAGGAGAACACGGCCGAGGCTGagcagcagctgcaggaacagaggcaGCGACTGGCTGCTGCACAGACAGAGCTGCTGACGCTCAGAGATGCTgagcaggagctgcaggaggccAATGTCCGACTCAAGGAAAAGCACAGCCGCCTGGAG GTACAAATGCAGACAAGCGCATCCCAGAACTGTGAGACTGAGCAGGTGTTGGAGGAGCAGATTCGGAGTCTGCGAATGCAGCTGGAGGATTCCCGGCGTATGGTGACCCGGCTGAGCCAGGAGAAGGAGGAGCTGAGCCAGTATCAGCGGGAGCGAGAACGAGAGAGGGAAGCACAGCGCAAGGAGGCTTCCGAGTTGGAGGAGCAGAAGAGAGCACTGGAGCGAGCGCTGGACAAAATGAACAAAGAG ATGGAGCAGCTGAGCTTGGAATCACAGCAGCAGGTGCGGTTACTGCAAGCCCAAGTGGACGAATATAAGGAGCGCTGCAGAAAGGAGGTGCAGGACGCCCAGCGGCAGGGCAGGGAGCGGCAGGCGGAGCTGGAGAAGGTTCAGGGTAACCTGAGATCCCTGCAGGAGGAG GTGTCCCGTCTGAAGAAGGAGCTGTCACTCTCCACGGAGGAGAGGGAGACCCTCCAGCTGGACAAGGAGCTGCTCGGCAATCGTCTCAAAAACATAGAGGCGGAGATGGAGTGTCAGCGTGGCTCTCAGACAGACCGGAGCAGGGAAGTACGGAGCTTGGAG GATAAAGTGAAACACCTCCAGATGGAGGTAGATGAGGAGAGACACACCGTGGAGCTGCTCACGGATCGTGTTTCACGCAGCCGCGACCAG AATGAGCAGCTGCGCGCCGAGCTTATGCAGGAGAGGTCATCCAAACAGGATTTGGAGTTGGACAAGAACTCCTTGGAACGACAG ATTAAGGACCTGAAATCCCGCCTAACGGACATGGAGGGACAGTCCCGCTCTTCAGCGGGATACTCCCAACTGGAAAGCAAGGTTCAGGAGCTGGAGGACCAGCTGCACAGTGAGGAGAG AGAGAAGAACACCCTGCTGGCCTCACAGCGTCGTCTGGAGAGGAAGCTGAAGGAGCTCAGTATCGCCCTGGATGAGGAGAGGCAGCAGCACACTGACCAGCGAGACCAGGTACCTGAGCCTAAACACAGCACACTGACCAGCGAGACCAG GTACCTGAGCCCAGGCACAGCACACTGA
- the LOC125748596 gene encoding cingulin isoform X2: protein MTAASSDQKSQLDYGVQIRFIDDLHNTGGGASVRPRGSSKGASSNTSSKYGVAVRVQGIAGQPYVVLKGGEKGDSYGVQLRTQPRDYNFPPAYNSLPRTNEDGEAPGPYHMPAEGSSLRRARSHGSLLEREPIEDYEEPLRRPPGDGHSGSYGNLDGGVGVRGDRRESNPMLSNRMVRANWTGSYQAGLNGSLDGQEGRPVTQYRSRGAFPVPSTGSAWEQPSSVVDSNSLAPINRLIDQFDSSSFGGQARGRPRALERLSSEERRRARSLDAYENVSESSVSPSVSASPPDHNSSPLSSSTSPYSSPGRSAASVAKVTALPASRPNYNQSVGMPVARETAPLTQTDAQATPDLLKDKDQSLEPLGEAEKAKQMIYTILRDGNNESVSATKRKVDLVFDKIQGLRSSGSASEIPSEAWRKEKRDLERKLADLQSTLQEERRNAQKASTDRNLKAELENCLDDNLQLKEHLDRKKTELDQAQTDLTQLRIERESAESRVRDLEDQMAGLQEELRRESDDREQLDLLHTDLMSVRAELTEAVMVRQRQEEALRQRERELTALKGVLKDEVSSHDSQIEALREQYQQDMEKLRSSMEQVSVSQLSIEAERQRVNSTMRSLQQQLEDCREESSHWREQFQSNRDELRSNKQELLQARLEKEELEEETKELQDRLTTVKEQMPDPSHINTLTQDLEKCRAELKQAKVDLEKQKLECDKKRMELLSVKKTNQEQEADQKYEIDRLKDQSRKDKEDLAKALDKVKQRPDPSVVEELQKELQEWQSRAERLQENTAEAEQQLQEQRQRLAAAQTELLTLRDAEQELQEANVRLKEKHSRLEVQMQTSASQNCETEQVLEEQIRSLRMQLEDSRRMVTRLSQEKEELSQYQREREREREAQRKEASELEEQKRALERALDKMNKEMEQLSLESQQQVRLLQAQVDEYKERCRKEVQDAQRQGRERQAELEKVQGNLRSLQEEVSRLKKELSLSTEERETLQLDKELLGNRLKNIEAEMECQRGSQTDRSREVRSLEDKVKHLQMEVDEERHTVELLTDRVSRSRDQNEQLRAELMQERSSKQDLELDKNSLERQIKDLKSRLTDMEGQSRSSAGYSQLESKVQELEDQLHSEEREKNTLLASQRRLERKLKELSIALDEERQQHTDQRDQVPEPKHSTLTSETRYLSLNTAH, encoded by the exons ATGACTGCCGCCTCGTCAGACCAGAAGTCTCAGCTGGACTATGGGGTCCAAATCCGCTTTATCGATGACCTCCACAACACCGGAGGCGGCGCTTCTGTCAGGCCTCGGGGCAGCAGCAAAGGCGCCTCCAGCAACACCTCCTCCAAGTATGGTGTGGCGGTCAGGGTGCAAGGGATCGCAGGACAGCCCTATGTGGTCCTCAAGGGAGGCGAGAAGGGGGACTCCTATGGGGTGCAACTGAGAACCCAGCCCCGAGACTACAACTTCCCCCCAGCTTATAATAGTCTACCCCGGACTAACGAGGATGGAGAGGCCCCCGGACCATACCACATGCCCGCTGAGGGGAGCAGCCTCCGCCGTGCACGTTCACATGGGTCATTGTTGGAAAGGGAACCCATAGAGGACTATGAGGAACCTCTAAGGAGACCCCCTGGGGATGGGCACTCAGGAAGTTATGGAAATTTGGATGGGGGTGTTGGTGTAAGAGGTGACAGAAGGGAATCCAACCCCATGCTCTCAAATAGAATGGTCCGGGCCAACTGGACTGGATCATACCAGGCAGGTCTCAATGGGTCTTTAGATGGACAAGAAGGAAGGCCGGTGACCCAGTACAGGTCCAGGGGGGCCTTCCCAGTGCCATCTACAGGTAGTGCTTGGGAGCAGCCCAGTAGTGTCGTGGATTCGAACTCCTTGGCGCCCATCAACCGACTCATCGACCAGTTTGACAGCAGCAGTTTTGGTGGTCAAGCCAGGGGGCGCCCTCGAGCTCTGGAGCGGCTGAGTTCCGAGGAACGCAGGCGTGCACGCAGTCTGGATGCCTACGAGAATGTGTCAGAAAGCTCAGTGTCGCCCTCTGTCTCAGCATCCCCTCCAGACCATAACAGTTCACCGCTGTCGTCCAGCACATCCCCCTACAGCAGCCCAGGGCGGAGTGCTGCATCTGTGGCCAAGGTGACAGCCCTGCCGGCTTCGAGGCCAAACTACAACCAATCTGTTGGGATGCCTGTTGCCAGGGAGACCGCTCCACTCACTCAGACAGACGCACAG GCAACTCCTGACCTGCTGAAGGACAAGGACCAGAGCTTGGAACCACTGGGGGAAGCAGAGAAGGCAAAGCAGATGATCTACACCATTCTGAGAGATGG GAACAATGAAAGTGTTTCAGCCACCAAACGCAAAGTCGACCTAGTCTTTGACAAGATTCAGGGATTGAGG TCCAGTGGATCCGCTAGTGAAATTCCCAGCGAGGCTTGGAGAAAGGAGAAGAGGGATCTGGAGAGGAAACTGGCAGACCTGCAGTCTACCCTCCAAGAGGAGCGCAGG AACGCTCAGAAAGCCAGCACAGATCGGAACCTGAAGGCAGAGCTCGAGAACTGTCTGGATGACAACCTGCAGCTGAAGGAACACCTGGACAGGAAGAAGACGGAGCTGGACCAGGCCCAGACTGA CCTCACACAGCTGAGGATCGAAAGGGAGTCAGCTGAGTCACGGGTTCGAGACCTGGAGGACCAGATGGCTGGCTTGCAGGAGGAGCTGAGGAGGGAGTCAGATGACAGAGAGCAGCTGGACCTTCTGCACACG GACCTGATGTCGGTGAGAGCGGAGCTGACAGAGGCGGTCATGGTGCGACAGCGCCAGGAGGAGGCGCTGCGGCAGCGTGAGAGAGAGCTCACTGCCCTGAAGGGAGTGCTGAAGGATGAGGTGTCTTCCCATGATAGCCAGATTGAGGCTCTGAGGGAGCAATACCAGCAAGACATGGAGAAACTGAGGAGCAGTATGGAGCAGGTTTCAGTG TCCCAGCTCAGCATTGAGGCGGAGCGCCAGCGGGTCAACTCCACCATGCGTTCCCTTCAGCAGCAGCTGGAGGACTGCAGGGAGGAAAGCAGCCACTGGAGGGAGCAGTTCCAGTCCAACCGAGATGAGCTGCGGAGCAACAAGCAGGA GTTGTTACAGGCTCGTTTGGAGAAGGAGGAATTAGAGGAGGAGACTAAGGAGCTACAGGACAGGCTGACTACAGTAAAGGAACAAATGCCTGATCCCAGCCACATCAACACCCTCACAcag GACTTGGAAAAATGTCGAGCTGAACTGAAGCAGGCCAAAGTCGACCTGGAGAAGCAAAAGCTGGAGTGTGACAAAAAGAGGATGGAGTTACTTTCAGTAAAGAAAACAAATCAAGAGCAAGAAGCAGACCAGAAATACGAGATTGACAGACTGAAGGACCAATCACGGAAAGACAAAGAGGATCTTGCCAAAGCACTGGATAAAGTAAAGCAG CGGCCGGACCCTTCCGTGGTGGAGGAGCTccagaaggagctgcaggagtggCAGTCCCGGGCAGAGAGGCTGCAGGAGAACACGGCCGAGGCTGagcagcagctgcaggaacagaggcaGCGACTGGCTGCTGCACAGACAGAGCTGCTGACGCTCAGAGATGCTgagcaggagctgcaggaggccAATGTCCGACTCAAGGAAAAGCACAGCCGCCTGGAG GTACAAATGCAGACAAGCGCATCCCAGAACTGTGAGACTGAGCAGGTGTTGGAGGAGCAGATTCGGAGTCTGCGAATGCAGCTGGAGGATTCCCGGCGTATGGTGACCCGGCTGAGCCAGGAGAAGGAGGAGCTGAGCCAGTATCAGCGGGAGCGAGAACGAGAGAGGGAAGCACAGCGCAAGGAGGCTTCCGAGTTGGAGGAGCAGAAGAGAGCACTGGAGCGAGCGCTGGACAAAATGAACAAAGAG ATGGAGCAGCTGAGCTTGGAATCACAGCAGCAGGTGCGGTTACTGCAAGCCCAAGTGGACGAATATAAGGAGCGCTGCAGAAAGGAGGTGCAGGACGCCCAGCGGCAGGGCAGGGAGCGGCAGGCGGAGCTGGAGAAGGTTCAGGGTAACCTGAGATCCCTGCAGGAGGAG GTGTCCCGTCTGAAGAAGGAGCTGTCACTCTCCACGGAGGAGAGGGAGACCCTCCAGCTGGACAAGGAGCTGCTCGGCAATCGTCTCAAAAACATAGAGGCGGAGATGGAGTGTCAGCGTGGCTCTCAGACAGACCGGAGCAGGGAAGTACGGAGCTTGGAG GATAAAGTGAAACACCTCCAGATGGAGGTAGATGAGGAGAGACACACCGTGGAGCTGCTCACGGATCGTGTTTCACGCAGCCGCGACCAG AATGAGCAGCTGCGCGCCGAGCTTATGCAGGAGAGGTCATCCAAACAGGATTTGGAGTTGGACAAGAACTCCTTGGAACGACAG ATTAAGGACCTGAAATCCCGCCTAACGGACATGGAGGGACAGTCCCGCTCTTCAGCGGGATACTCCCAACTGGAAAGCAAGGTTCAGGAGCTGGAGGACCAGCTGCACAGTGAGGAGAG AGAGAAGAACACCCTGCTGGCCTCACAGCGTCGTCTGGAGAGGAAGCTGAAGGAGCTCAGTATCGCCCTGGATGAGGAGAGGCAGCAGCACACTGACCAGCGAGACCAGGTACCTGAGCCTAAACACAGCACACTGACCAGCGAGACCAGGTACCTGAGCCTAAACACAGCACACTGA
- the LOC125748596 gene encoding cingulin isoform X1, translated as MTAASSDQKSQLDYGVQIRFIDDLHNTGGGASVRPRGSSKGASSNTSSKYGVAVRVQGIAGQPYVVLKGGEKGDSYGVQLRTQPRDYNFPPAYNSLPRTNEDGEAPGPYHMPAEGSSLRRARSHGSLLEREPIEDYEEPLRRPPGDGHSGSYGNLDGGVGVRGDRRESNPMLSNRMVRANWTGSYQAGLNGSLDGQEGRPVTQYRSRGAFPVPSTGSAWEQPSSVVDSNSLAPINRLIDQFDSSSFGGQARGRPRALERLSSEERRRARSLDAYENVSESSVSPSVSASPPDHNSSPLSSSTSPYSSPGRSAASVAKVTALPASRPNYNQSVGMPVARETAPLTQTDAQATPDLLKDKDQSLEPLGEAEKAKQMIYTILRDGNNESVSATKRKVDLVFDKIQGLRSSGSASEIPSEAWRKEKRDLERKLADLQSTLQEERRNAQKASTDRNLKAELENCLDDNLQLKEHLDRKKTELDQAQTDLTQLRIERESAESRVRDLEDQMAGLQEELRRESDDREQLDLLHTDLMSVRAELTEAVMVRQRQEEALRQRERELTALKGVLKDEVSSHDSQIEALREQYQQDMEKLRSSMEQVSVSQLSIEAERQRVNSTMRSLQQQLEDCREESSHWREQFQSNRDELRSNKQELLQARLEKEELEEETKELQDRLTTVKEQMPDPSHINTLTQDLEKCRAELKQAKVDLEKQKLECDKKRMELLSVKKTNQEQEADQKYEIDRLKDQSRKDKEDLAKALDKVKQRPDPSVVEELQKELQEWQSRAERLQENTAEAEQQLQEQRQRLAAAQTELLTLRDAEQELQEANVRLKEKHSRLEVQMQTSASQNCETEQVLEEQIRSLRMQLEDSRRMVTRLSQEKEELSQYQREREREREAQRKEASELEEQKRALERALDKMNKEMEQLSLESQQQVRLLQAQVDEYKERCRKEVQDAQRQGRERQAELEKVQGNLRSLQEEVSRLKKELSLSTEERETLQLDKELLGNRLKNIEAEMECQRGSQTDRSREVRSLEDKVKHLQMEVDEERHTVELLTDRVSRSRDQNEQLRAELMQERSSKQDLELDKNSLERQIKDLKSRLTDMEGQSRSSAGYSQLESKVQELEDQLHSEEREKNTLLASQRRLERKLKELSIALDEERQQHTDQRDQLTLRMKALKRQVDEGEEEVERLEGLRKKTIRDLEEQLEMKEALQSRVTALESELKRKVQQSHRAALDHSTLSSDDDDDDGLYDHSSITSILTEGNLQTSSC; from the exons ATGACTGCCGCCTCGTCAGACCAGAAGTCTCAGCTGGACTATGGGGTCCAAATCCGCTTTATCGATGACCTCCACAACACCGGAGGCGGCGCTTCTGTCAGGCCTCGGGGCAGCAGCAAAGGCGCCTCCAGCAACACCTCCTCCAAGTATGGTGTGGCGGTCAGGGTGCAAGGGATCGCAGGACAGCCCTATGTGGTCCTCAAGGGAGGCGAGAAGGGGGACTCCTATGGGGTGCAACTGAGAACCCAGCCCCGAGACTACAACTTCCCCCCAGCTTATAATAGTCTACCCCGGACTAACGAGGATGGAGAGGCCCCCGGACCATACCACATGCCCGCTGAGGGGAGCAGCCTCCGCCGTGCACGTTCACATGGGTCATTGTTGGAAAGGGAACCCATAGAGGACTATGAGGAACCTCTAAGGAGACCCCCTGGGGATGGGCACTCAGGAAGTTATGGAAATTTGGATGGGGGTGTTGGTGTAAGAGGTGACAGAAGGGAATCCAACCCCATGCTCTCAAATAGAATGGTCCGGGCCAACTGGACTGGATCATACCAGGCAGGTCTCAATGGGTCTTTAGATGGACAAGAAGGAAGGCCGGTGACCCAGTACAGGTCCAGGGGGGCCTTCCCAGTGCCATCTACAGGTAGTGCTTGGGAGCAGCCCAGTAGTGTCGTGGATTCGAACTCCTTGGCGCCCATCAACCGACTCATCGACCAGTTTGACAGCAGCAGTTTTGGTGGTCAAGCCAGGGGGCGCCCTCGAGCTCTGGAGCGGCTGAGTTCCGAGGAACGCAGGCGTGCACGCAGTCTGGATGCCTACGAGAATGTGTCAGAAAGCTCAGTGTCGCCCTCTGTCTCAGCATCCCCTCCAGACCATAACAGTTCACCGCTGTCGTCCAGCACATCCCCCTACAGCAGCCCAGGGCGGAGTGCTGCATCTGTGGCCAAGGTGACAGCCCTGCCGGCTTCGAGGCCAAACTACAACCAATCTGTTGGGATGCCTGTTGCCAGGGAGACCGCTCCACTCACTCAGACAGACGCACAG GCAACTCCTGACCTGCTGAAGGACAAGGACCAGAGCTTGGAACCACTGGGGGAAGCAGAGAAGGCAAAGCAGATGATCTACACCATTCTGAGAGATGG GAACAATGAAAGTGTTTCAGCCACCAAACGCAAAGTCGACCTAGTCTTTGACAAGATTCAGGGATTGAGG TCCAGTGGATCCGCTAGTGAAATTCCCAGCGAGGCTTGGAGAAAGGAGAAGAGGGATCTGGAGAGGAAACTGGCAGACCTGCAGTCTACCCTCCAAGAGGAGCGCAGG AACGCTCAGAAAGCCAGCACAGATCGGAACCTGAAGGCAGAGCTCGAGAACTGTCTGGATGACAACCTGCAGCTGAAGGAACACCTGGACAGGAAGAAGACGGAGCTGGACCAGGCCCAGACTGA CCTCACACAGCTGAGGATCGAAAGGGAGTCAGCTGAGTCACGGGTTCGAGACCTGGAGGACCAGATGGCTGGCTTGCAGGAGGAGCTGAGGAGGGAGTCAGATGACAGAGAGCAGCTGGACCTTCTGCACACG GACCTGATGTCGGTGAGAGCGGAGCTGACAGAGGCGGTCATGGTGCGACAGCGCCAGGAGGAGGCGCTGCGGCAGCGTGAGAGAGAGCTCACTGCCCTGAAGGGAGTGCTGAAGGATGAGGTGTCTTCCCATGATAGCCAGATTGAGGCTCTGAGGGAGCAATACCAGCAAGACATGGAGAAACTGAGGAGCAGTATGGAGCAGGTTTCAGTG TCCCAGCTCAGCATTGAGGCGGAGCGCCAGCGGGTCAACTCCACCATGCGTTCCCTTCAGCAGCAGCTGGAGGACTGCAGGGAGGAAAGCAGCCACTGGAGGGAGCAGTTCCAGTCCAACCGAGATGAGCTGCGGAGCAACAAGCAGGA GTTGTTACAGGCTCGTTTGGAGAAGGAGGAATTAGAGGAGGAGACTAAGGAGCTACAGGACAGGCTGACTACAGTAAAGGAACAAATGCCTGATCCCAGCCACATCAACACCCTCACAcag GACTTGGAAAAATGTCGAGCTGAACTGAAGCAGGCCAAAGTCGACCTGGAGAAGCAAAAGCTGGAGTGTGACAAAAAGAGGATGGAGTTACTTTCAGTAAAGAAAACAAATCAAGAGCAAGAAGCAGACCAGAAATACGAGATTGACAGACTGAAGGACCAATCACGGAAAGACAAAGAGGATCTTGCCAAAGCACTGGATAAAGTAAAGCAG CGGCCGGACCCTTCCGTGGTGGAGGAGCTccagaaggagctgcaggagtggCAGTCCCGGGCAGAGAGGCTGCAGGAGAACACGGCCGAGGCTGagcagcagctgcaggaacagaggcaGCGACTGGCTGCTGCACAGACAGAGCTGCTGACGCTCAGAGATGCTgagcaggagctgcaggaggccAATGTCCGACTCAAGGAAAAGCACAGCCGCCTGGAG GTACAAATGCAGACAAGCGCATCCCAGAACTGTGAGACTGAGCAGGTGTTGGAGGAGCAGATTCGGAGTCTGCGAATGCAGCTGGAGGATTCCCGGCGTATGGTGACCCGGCTGAGCCAGGAGAAGGAGGAGCTGAGCCAGTATCAGCGGGAGCGAGAACGAGAGAGGGAAGCACAGCGCAAGGAGGCTTCCGAGTTGGAGGAGCAGAAGAGAGCACTGGAGCGAGCGCTGGACAAAATGAACAAAGAG ATGGAGCAGCTGAGCTTGGAATCACAGCAGCAGGTGCGGTTACTGCAAGCCCAAGTGGACGAATATAAGGAGCGCTGCAGAAAGGAGGTGCAGGACGCCCAGCGGCAGGGCAGGGAGCGGCAGGCGGAGCTGGAGAAGGTTCAGGGTAACCTGAGATCCCTGCAGGAGGAG GTGTCCCGTCTGAAGAAGGAGCTGTCACTCTCCACGGAGGAGAGGGAGACCCTCCAGCTGGACAAGGAGCTGCTCGGCAATCGTCTCAAAAACATAGAGGCGGAGATGGAGTGTCAGCGTGGCTCTCAGACAGACCGGAGCAGGGAAGTACGGAGCTTGGAG GATAAAGTGAAACACCTCCAGATGGAGGTAGATGAGGAGAGACACACCGTGGAGCTGCTCACGGATCGTGTTTCACGCAGCCGCGACCAG AATGAGCAGCTGCGCGCCGAGCTTATGCAGGAGAGGTCATCCAAACAGGATTTGGAGTTGGACAAGAACTCCTTGGAACGACAG ATTAAGGACCTGAAATCCCGCCTAACGGACATGGAGGGACAGTCCCGCTCTTCAGCGGGATACTCCCAACTGGAAAGCAAGGTTCAGGAGCTGGAGGACCAGCTGCACAGTGAGGAGAG AGAGAAGAACACCCTGCTGGCCTCACAGCGTCGTCTGGAGAGGAAGCTGAAGGAGCTCAGTATCGCCCTGGATGAGGAGAGGCAGCAGCACACTGACCAGCGAGACCAG